From one Triticum urartu cultivar G1812 chromosome 3, Tu2.1, whole genome shotgun sequence genomic stretch:
- the LOC125546530 gene encoding putative glutamine amidotransferase GAT1_2.1, with amino-acid sequence MSPSPDINLPRVLIVSRRTVRKNKFVDFVGEYHLDLVVGHGAVPVIVPRVAGVHAMLDSFEPIHGVLLCEGEDIDPSLYDARRDGDGEGDALSPEQLEAVRRLHPSDAAVDHEKDSIELLLARRCLERNVPFLGICRGSQVLNVACGGSLYQDVEQELHPQDDAAVCHMDYANYDGHRHTVRVLPGTPLHDWFADSLLDGDQLMVNSYHHQGVRRLAERFVPMALAPDGLIEGFYDPEAYHPGEGKFIMGLQFHPERMRKEGSDDVCSEVLDAKLQPPSPTLHE; translated from the exons ATGTCTCCCTCCCCTGATATAAACCTCCCCCGCGTGCTCATCGTCTCCCGCCGCACCGTCCGCAAGAACAAGTTCGTCGACTTCGTCG GGGAGTACCACCTGGACCTAGTGGTGGGCCACGGCGCGGTCCCGGTCATCGTGCCGCGGGTGGCCGGCGTGCACGCCATGCTCGACTCCTTCGAGCCCATCCACGGCGTGCTCCTCTGCGAGGGCGAGGACATCGACCCCTCCCTCTACGACGCCCGCCGCGACGGCGACGGTGAAGGCGACGCGCTCTCGCCGGAGCAGCTTGAGGCCGTGAGGCGCCTCCACCCGAGCGACGCCGCCGTGGACCACGAGAAGGActccatcgagctcctcctcGCACGCCGCTGCCTCGAGCGCAACGTCCCGTTCCTCGGCATCTGCCGCGGCTCGCAGGTGCTCAACGTCGCCTGCGGTGGCTCTCTCTACCAGGACGTGGAGCAAGAGCTCCACCCCCAGGACGACGCAGCCGTGTGCCACATGGACTACGCCAACTACGACGGCCACCGGCACACGGTGCGCGTGCTCCCCGGCACGCCGCTGCACGACTGGTTCGCGGACTCGCTGCTCGACGGCGACCAGCTGATGGTGAACAGCTACCACCACCAGGGCGTGCGGCGCCTGGCGGAGCGGTTCGTGCCCATGGCGCTTGCGCCGGACGGGCTGATCGAAGGATTCTACGACCCCGAAGCGTATCACCCCGGCGAGGGCAAGTTCATCATGGGGCTCCAGTTCCACCCGGAGCGCATGCGCAAGGAGGGCTCCGACGACGTCTGCTCCGAGGTGCTCGACGCCAAGCTCCAGCCGCCGTCTCCAACCCTGCACGAGTGA